From Flavobacterium sp. 102, a single genomic window includes:
- the ctlX gene encoding citrulline utilization hydrolase CtlX: MKQTTNSILMIRPVAFRMNEQTAVNNYYQKVLDGLSPETVNAKAQAEFDTFVNKLRKVGVNVVVVEDTLEPNTPDSIFPNNWISFHENGDVVLYPMFAENRRAERREDILDILEDDGFEINEIMDYTLAEEDNVFLEGTGSLLLDRENGKAYCALSPRADEELMIEFCEDFEFTPVIFEAFQTVNGERKLIYHTNVMMTLGDTFAVICADCIDDKKERKMVLDSLRGDDKEVILITEDQVNNFAGNMLEVKGKNDERFLVMSESAYKSLTKKQIAQLEAHVEIIHSSLDTIEACGGGSARCMMAEIFLPKE, encoded by the coding sequence ATGAAACAAACTACCAATTCCATATTAATGATTCGTCCGGTGGCGTTTCGCATGAATGAACAAACGGCGGTAAACAATTATTACCAAAAAGTACTCGATGGACTATCGCCCGAAACCGTAAACGCCAAAGCACAGGCTGAGTTTGATACTTTTGTAAACAAGTTGCGAAAAGTAGGCGTGAACGTTGTGGTAGTCGAAGATACTTTGGAACCGAATACGCCCGATAGTATTTTTCCAAACAACTGGATTTCATTTCACGAAAACGGTGATGTGGTTTTATATCCGATGTTTGCCGAAAACCGTCGCGCCGAAAGAAGAGAAGATATCCTCGATATTTTGGAAGATGATGGCTTCGAAATCAACGAAATCATGGATTATACCTTGGCCGAAGAAGACAATGTTTTCCTCGAAGGAACCGGAAGTTTGCTTTTAGACCGTGAAAACGGGAAAGCTTATTGTGCTTTATCTCCAAGAGCCGATGAAGAATTGATGATTGAATTCTGTGAAGATTTCGAATTTACTCCGGTGATTTTTGAAGCGTTCCAAACCGTTAACGGTGAAAGAAAACTAATCTACCATACTAATGTCATGATGACTTTAGGTGATACCTTTGCCGTCATTTGTGCCGATTGTATCGATGACAAAAAAGAACGCAAAATGGTCTTAGACAGCCTTCGTGGCGATGATAAAGAAGTGATTTTAATCACCGAAGACCAAGTCAACAACTTCGCCGGAAACATGCTTGAAGTAAAAGGTAAAAACGATGAACGATTCTTAGTAATGAGCGAGTCAGCTTATAAAAGTTTGACCAAAAAGCAAATTGCACAACTTGAAGCACATGTCGAAATAATTCACTCGAGTTTAGATACTATTGAAGCTTGCGGCGGGGGAAGTGCGCGTTGTATGATGGCGGAAATTTTCCTGCCTAAAGAATAA
- a CDS encoding MarC family NAAT transporter: MEIFLNTFFVLLGALFSVLNPIGAIPFFVGLTQDYNKTERFRVSLLTAVNVCIILLISFFIGEYVLSFFGITISALRIAGGILIASSGFGLLNANPKKRKGISKEVEEDLQNRNSIALTPLAMPMLAGPGSISLLIAFNQDHDSTPEILSSVISIIIVSLLIFLILRSAHYLAKYLGASGIVAISRIVGFLTVAIGIQYIISAVLSIIRGI, translated from the coding sequence ATGGAAATCTTTTTGAATACTTTTTTTGTGCTGTTGGGTGCTTTGTTTTCGGTTTTGAACCCCATTGGTGCCATCCCTTTCTTTGTTGGTTTAACGCAAGATTACAACAAAACCGAACGCTTTCGGGTATCGCTTTTAACCGCCGTAAATGTTTGTATCATTTTATTAATCTCCTTTTTTATTGGCGAATATGTTTTGAGCTTTTTTGGGATTACGATTTCGGCACTTAGAATTGCGGGCGGTATTTTGATTGCCAGCTCCGGATTTGGTTTGCTGAATGCCAATCCGAAAAAGCGAAAAGGAATCAGCAAAGAAGTAGAAGAAGATTTGCAAAACAGGAATTCAATTGCGTTAACACCGTTGGCGATGCCAATGTTAGCCGGACCGGGTTCGATTTCGCTATTGATTGCTTTTAACCAAGACCACGATTCTACCCCGGAAATTTTATCTTCTGTCATTTCCATCATCATAGTCTCTTTATTGATTTTTTTAATTTTGAGAAGCGCTCATTATTTGGCTAAATATCTTGGTGCTTCCGGAATTGTGGCCATTTCCAGAATAGTTGGTTTTTTGACCGTTGCTATTGGAATTCAGTACATTATTAGTGCGGTTTTGAGTATCATCAGAGGAATATAA
- a CDS encoding CoA-binding protein has product MKNKKTLVLGATTKPERYAFKAITMLVEKGHSVLAIGQNQGEVAGVAIRTKNIPLKNIDTVTLYLNPVRQRDYYNYIIETKPKRVIFNPGTENPEFYQLLQGNGIKVEVACTLVLLATNQY; this is encoded by the coding sequence ATGAAAAACAAGAAAACACTCGTGCTCGGCGCTACGACAAAACCCGAACGATATGCCTTCAAAGCCATCACTATGTTAGTTGAAAAAGGACATTCGGTGTTGGCCATCGGTCAAAATCAAGGAGAAGTAGCCGGAGTTGCCATCAGAACTAAAAATATTCCGTTAAAGAATATTGACACGGTGACTTTATATTTAAATCCGGTGCGCCAACGTGATTATTACAACTATATTATTGAAACCAAACCCAAACGCGTTATCTTCAATCCGGGAACCGAAAATCCTGAGTTTTACCAATTGTTGCAAGGCAATGGAATTAAGGTTGAGGTTGCTTGTACGTTGGTTTTGTTAGCTACAAATCAGTACTAG
- a CDS encoding sodium:solute symporter — MSPTTILIIIVIYFGLLILISNIVSKKGSDNDTFFKANKNSKWYLVAFGMIGTALSGVTFISVPGEVGNPDLQFKYFQFVLGNAIGFLIIAKVLLPLYYRMNLTSIYSYIEQRLGTISYKTAASIFLISRTIGSAFRLYLVVIVLQRYVFDAFNIPFALTVLISLGLIFAYTYRGGLKTIIITDTLQTFFLVSSVFLTIIFICNSLDLSFFQAFETVKESNYSKIFFFEDYLKGNYFWKQVLGGIFVTIAMVGLDQDLMQKNLSCKNIGEAQKNMFTFTGIFVLINIFFLSVGALLYMYAEKNGIAVPMVDGVARTDFLFPEIALNHLGVIPAVVFLLGLTAATFATTDSALTALTTSFCVDFLGMDKAENQNKPNIVRTRHWVHIGFSFLMFLVIILFNTVNDASVVKMIFKIASYTYGPLLGLYAFGLFVKSKTVHDKFVPLVCVISPAICFFISKYSAELLGNYTIDNELIIVNGLITFIGLLLISKPATENTRY; from the coding sequence ATGTCACCAACGACCATCTTAATTATCATCGTCATTTACTTCGGGTTACTGATTTTGATTTCCAATATTGTAAGCAAAAAAGGAAGTGATAACGACACTTTTTTCAAAGCCAATAAAAACTCGAAATGGTATTTGGTGGCCTTTGGAATGATTGGCACTGCGCTTTCGGGTGTGACTTTTATTTCGGTTCCGGGCGAAGTGGGCAATCCCGATTTGCAGTTTAAATATTTCCAATTTGTTTTAGGTAACGCTATTGGTTTTTTAATCATTGCCAAAGTCTTGCTACCGCTGTATTACCGTATGAATCTAACTTCGATTTATAGTTATATTGAACAACGATTGGGCACAATAAGTTATAAAACCGCGGCTTCTATTTTCTTAATCAGCCGAACGATTGGCTCGGCTTTCCGATTGTATTTGGTGGTGATTGTATTGCAACGCTATGTGTTTGATGCTTTCAACATTCCTTTTGCTTTAACGGTTTTAATTTCACTCGGATTGATTTTCGCGTACACGTATCGTGGCGGTTTGAAAACGATTATTATTACTGATACTTTGCAAACTTTCTTCTTAGTTTCATCAGTATTTCTGACCATTATTTTCATTTGCAATAGTTTGGATTTATCCTTTTTTCAAGCTTTTGAAACGGTTAAAGAAAGTAACTATTCTAAAATTTTCTTTTTCGAAGATTATTTGAAAGGTAATTATTTTTGGAAACAAGTGCTTGGCGGCATATTTGTAACCATTGCCATGGTTGGTCTTGATCAGGATTTGATGCAAAAGAATTTAAGTTGTAAAAACATAGGCGAAGCACAAAAAAACATGTTCACTTTCACCGGAATATTTGTGCTGATTAATATTTTCTTTTTGAGTGTTGGTGCACTCCTTTATATGTATGCAGAAAAAAACGGTATCGCAGTTCCGATGGTTGATGGCGTAGCACGAACCGACTTTTTATTCCCTGAAATTGCCTTAAATCATCTGGGCGTAATTCCGGCAGTAGTATTTTTATTGGGATTGACTGCAGCGACTTTTGCCACAACCGATAGTGCTTTGACAGCCTTAACAACTTCATTTTGCGTAGATTTTTTAGGCATGGATAAAGCTGAAAACCAAAACAAACCCAACATTGTTAGAACGCGTCATTGGGTTCATATTGGATTTTCGTTTCTGATGTTTTTGGTGATTATCTTATTCAATACGGTAAACGACGCTTCGGTAGTAAAAATGATTTTCAAGATTGCGTCTTACACCTACGGACCACTTTTAGGGCTGTATGCCTTTGGGTTATTTGTGAAATCAAAAACGGTTCATGACAAATTCGTACCCTTGGTTTGTGTGATTTCGCCGGCGATTTGCTTTTTTATCAGCAAATATTCTGCGGAGTTATTGGGAAATTACACTATAGATAACGAGTTGATTATAGTGAATGGTTTAATCACTTTTATCGGATTGCTTTTGATTAGCAAACCGGCGACGGAAAACACCCGATATTAA
- the recR gene encoding recombination mediator RecR, translated as MEFSSKLLEKAVNEIAQLPGIGKRTALRLVLHLLKQPVEQTRFLSQALTTMREEIKFCKTCHNISDVEVCEICNNPARNHKIICVVEDVRDVMAIENTNQFKGIYHVLGGKISPIDGVGPSQLNINSLVEKVKLGQTEELIFALSSTMEGDTTNFYIFKQIKDLEIKTSTIARGIAVGDELEYADEVTLGRSILNRVPFENSLKNL; from the coding sequence ATGGAATTCTCATCAAAACTTTTAGAAAAAGCGGTCAACGAAATAGCGCAATTACCAGGAATAGGAAAGCGAACGGCCTTGCGATTGGTGTTGCATTTACTGAAACAGCCTGTAGAACAAACCCGGTTTTTGTCTCAAGCGTTAACAACCATGCGTGAGGAAATTAAGTTTTGTAAAACTTGTCACAACATTTCAGATGTAGAAGTATGTGAAATTTGCAATAACCCTGCAAGAAATCACAAAATTATCTGTGTGGTGGAAGATGTACGCGATGTAATGGCAATTGAAAATACCAATCAATTCAAAGGGATTTACCATGTTTTGGGTGGCAAGATTTCTCCAATTGACGGCGTTGGTCCAAGTCAGTTGAACATTAATTCTTTGGTAGAAAAAGTAAAATTGGGACAAACAGAAGAATTGATTTTTGCCTTAAGTTCAACGATGGAAGGTGATACAACTAATTTTTATATATTCAAACAAATCAAAGATTTAGAGATAAAGACATCTACCATCGCCAGAGGAATTGCGGTAGGAGATGAATTGGAATATGCTGATGAGGTGACTTTAGGGAGAAGTATTTTGAATAGGGTTCCTTTTGAAAATTCTTTGAAAAATTTATAA
- a CDS encoding polysaccharide biosynthesis/export family protein has translation MNKPNIYLFFLFSILLTSCVPTKDLIYLQNKNDGTNAAVTPSNQKPYRLQTNDLVNIAIRAVDPKLVEIFNPTGGQTVGSVGEQSNYLNGYSVDDHGNIRLPVLGELNVLGYTTEEVRLKIEKLLFEKFFKNEAGIFVIVKLSGFRYTINGEVGSMGTKTLYQDKVNIMEAIANAGDISITGDRKDVKVIRSFPQGSETFSIDLTDSKAVNSPVFFLQPNDYIYVKPLKQKTWGTGKTGIESLTTIVTLLSLATTTYLLLNN, from the coding sequence ATGAATAAACCCAATATATATTTATTTTTTCTCTTTAGTATTTTATTGACCTCTTGCGTTCCTACCAAGGATTTGATTTATCTTCAAAATAAAAACGATGGTACAAATGCGGCGGTAACTCCTTCAAATCAAAAACCTTATCGTTTGCAAACCAATGATTTGGTAAATATTGCTATCAGAGCCGTAGATCCTAAATTGGTTGAAATATTTAATCCTACCGGAGGACAAACTGTTGGCTCTGTCGGAGAACAAAGTAACTATTTGAATGGTTATTCTGTTGATGATCATGGAAACATAAGATTGCCTGTTTTAGGTGAACTAAACGTTTTAGGTTATACCACTGAGGAAGTTAGACTTAAGATTGAGAAGTTGCTTTTCGAAAAATTTTTTAAAAATGAAGCCGGAATTTTTGTAATAGTGAAACTATCCGGATTCAGGTATACCATAAATGGAGAAGTGGGCAGTATGGGTACTAAAACTTTATACCAAGATAAAGTTAACATCATGGAAGCCATTGCAAATGCTGGAGATATATCCATAACAGGAGATAGAAAAGATGTAAAAGTAATAAGAAGCTTTCCTCAGGGTAGTGAAACTTTCAGCATAGATTTGACCGATAGTAAAGCGGTAAATTCACCTGTATTTTTTCTTCAACCCAATGATTACATCTATGTAAAACCTCTGAAACAAAAAACATGGGGAACAGGAAAAACAGGAATCGAATCCTTGACCACTATAGTAACTTTATTGTCTTTAGCAACCACTACTTATTTGCTGCTTAATAATTAA
- a CDS encoding exopolysaccharide transport family protein: MLDVKDFTFFDKQNSFDFKGFLIKTLSYWKWFVVGLIIAFSIAHQVNVRKQKIYGIDTTIAVQEENNPFFTANTSLVFNWGGTSDKVQMISTTLKSRSHNELVVDRLGFYIDYFKQTKYFLQDVYGEVPFEVVIDKSKDQLYEQFVRVKMLSNDTYQITIPFQASNAGVIRYKDNTKSVVPVPNAEFKRTFKIGQEVNLPFLHWKLNLSKDPSKNFGEEILIRFNSFDNTVSSLKGVRVDVDERAGSILRLSMEGTNKSRMVAYLNATVDVLIKRQLESKNQFAENTINFIDETLVKMEEQLKDSGDDLKTFSKSNNILDIEEGGVTYKSQLIDYDKQKDEVERKIAYLNLLKNYLKNSVDFSKLPAPTVAGIEEPNITGNVSKLIDLSIQRSQLAYSIKGDVYYERIDNEIQSVKKVLLENGNSLRIALEYDLRLVNQKIQKVEGEISTLPENKQEWLKLSRKYNLSDNIYNTFLQKRSEASIVKAANLSDIKFIDPAKDVGGGLLGPKTGVNYVLAFFMGLLIPLVLVFFIFFISNSIQNIEDISSLTQLPLIGIVGVKHSETNLSVFERPKSALSESFRAIRSSLQFLYKKQSIEGTKTLMLTSSVSGEGKTFCSINIATVFALSEKKTIILGLDLRKPKIFDDFNIQNDIGAVNYLIGQKTLDEVIQHTHIPYLDVITSGPIPPNPSELILGDSMKEMIARLKEDYDYIILDTPPVGLVSDALELAQFCDVTLYIVRQNFTKKEMLTLLNNRTKRGELNNVSIIFNGYENKAKYGVGYGYGYGYGYSYGYGYGSGYHEDDEPNGFFAKWKYRLLKRFKS, translated from the coding sequence ATGTTAGACGTAAAAGATTTTACTTTTTTTGATAAACAAAATAGCTTTGATTTTAAGGGTTTTTTAATTAAAACATTGAGCTATTGGAAATGGTTTGTTGTTGGTTTAATTATTGCTTTTTCCATTGCGCACCAAGTTAATGTCAGAAAGCAAAAAATTTACGGGATTGATACTACAATAGCTGTTCAAGAAGAGAATAATCCCTTTTTTACTGCCAATACGAGTTTAGTATTTAATTGGGGTGGTACTTCGGATAAAGTACAAATGATTTCTACTACCTTGAAATCAAGATCTCACAACGAACTAGTAGTAGACAGGTTAGGATTTTATATCGATTATTTCAAACAGACGAAATATTTTTTACAAGATGTTTATGGTGAAGTACCATTCGAAGTAGTAATAGATAAAAGTAAAGACCAATTGTATGAACAGTTTGTCAGAGTAAAAATGCTGTCCAACGACACCTATCAAATTACCATTCCGTTTCAAGCAAGTAATGCAGGAGTGATTCGTTACAAAGACAATACTAAATCAGTTGTTCCTGTTCCCAATGCTGAATTTAAAAGAACTTTTAAAATAGGGCAAGAAGTCAATCTGCCTTTCCTACATTGGAAATTAAATTTGTCCAAAGATCCTAGTAAAAACTTTGGGGAAGAGATATTAATTCGTTTCAATTCCTTTGACAATACTGTTTCTTCTTTAAAAGGTGTTCGTGTTGATGTGGATGAAAGAGCCGGTTCTATACTTAGGTTAAGTATGGAAGGAACTAACAAATCCAGAATGGTTGCATACTTAAACGCTACCGTAGACGTTTTAATCAAAAGACAGCTTGAAAGTAAAAACCAATTTGCCGAGAATACGATCAATTTTATTGATGAAACCTTGGTGAAAATGGAAGAACAATTAAAAGATTCGGGTGATGACTTAAAAACTTTCAGTAAATCCAATAATATTCTTGACATTGAAGAAGGCGGAGTCACTTACAAAAGTCAGTTGATAGATTATGACAAGCAGAAAGATGAAGTGGAAAGAAAGATAGCCTATCTCAACTTATTAAAAAATTACCTCAAAAACAGTGTGGATTTTTCAAAATTACCTGCGCCAACAGTTGCCGGTATTGAGGAACCAAATATTACCGGTAATGTTAGTAAGTTAATTGATTTGTCTATCCAAAGATCACAGTTAGCTTATTCCATCAAAGGTGATGTTTATTATGAAAGAATAGACAACGAAATTCAATCGGTTAAAAAAGTGTTGTTGGAAAATGGTAATTCATTGCGAATTGCGTTAGAGTATGATTTAAGGCTTGTCAATCAAAAAATTCAAAAGGTAGAAGGTGAAATCAGTACGCTTCCTGAAAACAAGCAAGAATGGTTAAAGCTCTCTAGAAAATACAATTTAAGCGATAACATTTACAACACCTTTTTGCAAAAAAGGAGTGAAGCTTCTATCGTAAAAGCGGCCAATTTATCAGATATTAAATTCATTGATCCGGCCAAAGATGTTGGTGGTGGTTTATTAGGACCAAAAACCGGTGTCAATTATGTTTTGGCATTTTTTATGGGATTGTTAATTCCATTGGTATTGGTTTTCTTTATTTTCTTTATCAGTAACTCTATTCAGAATATTGAAGATATTTCAAGCTTAACACAATTGCCATTAATCGGAATTGTGGGAGTGAAACATTCTGAAACCAATTTATCTGTTTTTGAAAGACCAAAATCGGCACTTTCGGAGTCCTTTAGAGCCATTCGTTCGTCTTTACAATTTTTATACAAAAAGCAAAGCATAGAAGGAACCAAAACTTTGATGTTGACTTCTTCTGTCAGTGGAGAAGGAAAAACATTCTGTTCTATCAATATAGCGACCGTTTTTGCTTTGAGCGAGAAAAAGACCATCATATTAGGTCTCGATTTAAGAAAACCTAAGATTTTTGATGATTTCAATATTCAAAATGATATCGGAGCGGTGAATTATTTGATTGGTCAAAAAACATTAGACGAAGTTATTCAGCATACACACATTCCTTATCTTGATGTAATCACATCTGGACCAATTCCGCCCAATCCATCGGAGTTAATTCTTGGTGATTCCATGAAGGAAATGATTGCGCGTCTCAAGGAGGATTACGATTATATTATTTTGGATACTCCACCGGTTGGTTTGGTTTCGGATGCTTTAGAGTTGGCTCAGTTTTGTGATGTTACCTTATATATCGTTCGTCAAAATTTTACCAAAAAAGAAATGTTGACACTTTTAAACAACAGAACCAAACGCGGTGAGTTGAACAATGTGAGCATTATTTTTAACGGCTATGAAAATAAAGCCAAATATGGTGTTGGTTATGGCTATGGTTATGGCTACGGCTACAGTTATGGCTATGGTTACGGTAGTGGTTATCATGAAGATGATGAACCAAACGGATTCTTTGCCAAATGGAAATACAGACTACTAAAAAGATTCAAGTCATGA
- a CDS encoding SDR family oxidoreductase, translating into MIDNAKAILITGGAGFIGSNLCDYFLGKGYLVTCLDNFATGHRHNIAGFLNHENFKLIEGDIRNIETCNEAVKNIDFVLHQAALGSVPRSINDPITSNEVNVSGFLNMLVASRDAGVKRFVYAASSSTYGDSESLPKVEDKIGKPLSPYAITKYVNELYAEIFGKTYGLETIGLRYFNVYGRRQDPKGAYAAVIPKFVMQFMAQESPVINGDGNYSRDFTYIDNVIQMNELAMLTQNPEAVNTVYNTAFGDRTTLNDMVKYLKLYLSEFDPKIADIEVVYGPNRAGDIPHSLASIDKAKQLLKYNPKFSFQDGLKEAVAWYWKHLKKD; encoded by the coding sequence ATGATAGATAATGCAAAAGCAATTCTCATAACCGGAGGTGCGGGATTTATAGGTTCAAACCTTTGTGACTATTTTTTAGGCAAAGGCTATTTGGTTACTTGCTTAGATAATTTTGCAACCGGTCACCGACACAACATTGCAGGATTTTTAAACCATGAAAATTTTAAGTTGATAGAAGGTGATATTAGAAATATTGAGACTTGTAATGAAGCAGTGAAAAATATAGATTTTGTTTTACATCAAGCGGCTTTGGGTTCGGTGCCTCGTTCTATCAATGATCCAATTACCAGTAATGAGGTGAATGTTTCCGGGTTTTTAAATATGCTCGTGGCTTCAAGAGATGCCGGTGTGAAAAGATTTGTTTATGCGGCTAGTTCTTCTACTTATGGAGATTCAGAGAGTTTGCCTAAGGTGGAAGATAAGATTGGGAAACCACTTTCTCCTTATGCCATTACGAAGTATGTAAACGAATTGTATGCGGAAATTTTTGGTAAAACGTATGGATTAGAAACCATCGGATTGCGCTATTTTAATGTTTATGGCAGAAGACAAGATCCCAAAGGTGCTTATGCGGCTGTGATTCCGAAATTTGTTATGCAATTCATGGCACAGGAAAGTCCGGTAATTAATGGCGATGGCAATTATTCAAGAGACTTTACTTATATAGATAATGTGATTCAAATGAATGAGTTGGCGATGTTGACTCAAAATCCGGAAGCGGTGAATACGGTTTATAACACAGCTTTTGGAGACAGAACAACTTTGAATGATATGGTTAAATACCTCAAATTATATTTGTCGGAATTTGACCCGAAGATAGCTGATATTGAGGTGGTGTATGGCCCTAACAGAGCAGGTGATATTCCTCATTCTTTAGCCAGTATTGACAAGGCAAAACAATTACTAAAATATAACCCGAAATTCTCTTTTCAAGATGGTTTGAAAGAAGCAGTTGCGTGGTATTGGAAGCATTTAAAAAAAGATTAA
- a CDS encoding UDP-glucose 6-dehydrogenase has translation MKITNICCIGAGYVGGPTMAVIAEKCPHIKVTVVDLNEARIAAWNDEDVNNIPIYEPGLNEIVANTRNKNLFFSTEVDKAIDEAELIFISVNTPTKTYGTGKGMAADLKHIELCARQIAKVAKNDKIIVEKSTLPVRTAEALKSILDNTGNGVQFQILSNPEFLAEGTAVQDLLNPDRVLIGGETTPEGQEAIESLVAVYANWVPKERILKTNVWSSELSKLTANAFLAQRVSSINAMSELCEKTEANVNEVAKAIGMDSRIGSKFLKASVGFGGSCFQKDILNLVYISKAFGLNEVADYWEQVIIMNDHQKRRFSRNIVQTLYNTVSGKKIAFLGWAFKKDTNDTRESAAIYVADDLINEQANIALYDPKVGHQQVLSDLDYLNTRKPADNEKHIVTFDNPYTACENSHAVAILTEWDEFKDYDWEKIYDSMLKPAFIFDGRNLLDADKLRAIGFVYQSIGS, from the coding sequence ATGAAAATAACTAATATTTGTTGTATCGGAGCAGGTTATGTTGGAGGACCAACCATGGCTGTTATAGCCGAAAAATGTCCACACATTAAAGTGACTGTAGTCGATTTAAATGAAGCCAGAATTGCGGCTTGGAATGATGAAGATGTAAATAATATTCCTATTTACGAGCCTGGATTGAACGAAATTGTAGCCAATACCAGAAATAAAAATTTATTCTTTTCTACCGAGGTTGATAAAGCCATTGATGAAGCTGAATTGATTTTTATATCGGTAAATACACCAACCAAAACCTATGGTACAGGAAAGGGAATGGCAGCCGATTTAAAACATATAGAATTGTGTGCTCGTCAAATTGCTAAAGTAGCTAAAAACGATAAAATTATTGTTGAAAAATCTACTTTACCGGTAAGAACCGCAGAAGCTTTAAAAAGCATTCTAGACAATACCGGAAATGGTGTTCAGTTCCAAATTCTTTCTAATCCCGAATTTCTTGCTGAAGGAACTGCTGTCCAAGATTTATTAAATCCTGACAGGGTTTTAATTGGTGGTGAAACTACGCCGGAAGGACAAGAAGCAATCGAATCTTTGGTAGCTGTTTATGCGAATTGGGTTCCTAAAGAACGCATTTTGAAAACCAATGTTTGGTCATCGGAATTGTCGAAATTAACGGCTAATGCTTTTTTAGCCCAAAGAGTTTCTTCGATTAATGCGATGTCGGAATTGTGTGAAAAAACAGAGGCTAACGTGAATGAAGTAGCCAAAGCTATCGGAATGGATAGTAGAATTGGTTCTAAATTCTTAAAGGCTTCCGTTGGTTTTGGCGGTTCTTGTTTTCAAAAAGACATTTTGAATTTGGTTTATATTTCTAAAGCTTTCGGATTAAACGAAGTGGCTGATTATTGGGAGCAAGTCATTATCATGAATGACCATCAAAAGAGACGTTTTTCCAGAAATATAGTGCAAACTTTGTACAATACCGTATCGGGAAAAAAGATTGCTTTCTTGGGTTGGGCGTTCAAAAAAGACACCAATGATACCAGAGAATCTGCTGCGATTTATGTTGCTGATGATTTGATTAATGAGCAAGCTAATATTGCGCTTTATGATCCTAAAGTTGGTCACCAACAAGTGTTGTCTGATTTAGATTATTTGAATACCAGAAAACCTGCTGATAATGAAAAACACATTGTGACTTTCGACAATCCATATACCGCTTGCGAAAACTCACATGCTGTAGCGATATTGACGGAATGGGATGAGTTTAAAGATTACGATTGGGAAAAAATATATGACAGCATGTTGAAGCCTGCCTTTATATTTGACGGTAGAAATCTATTAGATGCTGATAAGTTGAGAGCAATTGGATTTGTTTACCAATCTATTGGCAGTTAA